One Candidatus Binataceae bacterium DNA segment encodes these proteins:
- a CDS encoding NAD-dependent epimerase/dehydratase family protein, translated as MKALVLGATGHIGNAVVRELLDRGYHVTAAYRQPGPRPNLQGLPVDRRPGDQDSPGQIERWVEGHDLVIDAATPYPTNLYNRARAAAERRTHELLNAVMRRGCVFGYVSSFTTLKRASEAMEYWGTNLAMRLHPYFALKQNLENLVMSAADNGLRTVIINPTMCLGPWDAHDRELCLIPRLLSGEVPGAVNQILNVIDVREVANGFVSAVEGERYGQRMIFSGHNISVQNLFSWICEVGEVNSPQWPTMPISLTAFTALGIEAVLGIALDDPPVKALAPILMYQHEWLPPCPAFQELGIPVRPLYETLRDSINWYRDIDYC; from the coding sequence ATGAAAGCCCTGGTACTCGGCGCGACTGGACATATCGGCAATGCCGTTGTGCGCGAGCTGCTCGATCGCGGCTACCACGTGACCGCGGCGTATCGCCAGCCGGGACCGCGTCCCAACTTGCAGGGACTGCCGGTTGATCGCCGACCCGGCGACCAGGATTCGCCCGGTCAGATCGAGCGTTGGGTCGAGGGGCACGATCTCGTCATCGACGCCGCGACGCCCTACCCGACCAATCTCTACAATCGCGCCAGGGCTGCCGCCGAGCGCAGAACTCACGAACTGTTGAATGCCGTGATGCGGCGCGGCTGCGTGTTCGGATACGTCAGCTCCTTCACCACGCTCAAGCGAGCGAGCGAAGCGATGGAGTACTGGGGCACCAACCTGGCGATGCGTCTCCATCCGTATTTCGCACTCAAGCAGAATCTCGAGAACCTCGTCATGTCGGCAGCCGATAATGGTCTGCGCACGGTTATCATCAACCCGACGATGTGCCTCGGCCCGTGGGATGCGCACGATCGCGAGCTTTGCCTGATACCAAGGTTGCTCAGCGGCGAAGTGCCAGGCGCGGTCAACCAGATTCTCAACGTGATCGACGTTCGCGAAGTGGCTAATGGCTTCGTCAGCGCAGTTGAAGGCGAGCGCTACGGCCAGCGGATGATCTTCAGCGGGCACAATATCTCAGTCCAGAATTTGTTTAGCTGGATCTGCGAGGTGGGCGAGGTCAACTCACCGCAGTGGCCTACCATGCCGATTTCGTTAACCGCATTCACCGCGCTTGGAATCGAGGCCGTCCTGGGAATCGCGCTCGACGATCCGCCGGTAAAAGCGCTCGCGCCGATCCTGATGTATCAGCACGAATGGCTCCCGCCGTGCCCGGCCTTCCAGGAGCTCGGGATTCCGGTGCGTCCGCTGTACGAGACGCTCCGCGACTCGATCAATTGGTATCGCGATATTGACTATTGCTGA
- a CDS encoding class I SAM-dependent methyltransferase, which translates to MSSKPPHIPRDLSDEDIRFGMMSIGLWPIALSILYPAQMIKSVGLYSTREYGRFPLPIASGGGQFFCRRHKHPVTMKAGVRGERDFDSLAELYDSWVNPCTMPVTEETLELIDRLLPDDARILDLGCGPGKEIPLLAERVPLGEVVGADISEQMLRGAFDYSKGQGAGNTAFFQVDAARLPRVFAEKFDLIFCSSAFHHYENPENSLKEMRRALRANGKAVIIDPSITAWYGISEPIAKWGDPGFVSFYTVEEFHRMFANAGFSEYYWNEVLPGIGVSIGTK; encoded by the coding sequence GTGAGCTCGAAGCCGCCCCATATTCCACGCGATCTGAGCGACGAAGACATCCGATTCGGGATGATGTCGATAGGCCTCTGGCCGATCGCACTTTCGATTCTGTATCCGGCGCAGATGATCAAATCGGTTGGTCTCTACTCGACGCGCGAGTATGGGCGCTTCCCGCTTCCGATCGCGAGCGGGGGCGGCCAGTTCTTCTGCCGCCGGCATAAACATCCTGTGACGATGAAGGCCGGCGTCCGCGGTGAGCGCGACTTCGACAGCCTGGCCGAGTTGTACGATTCATGGGTCAATCCATGCACGATGCCGGTGACCGAGGAGACGCTGGAACTGATCGATCGTTTGCTGCCCGACGATGCACGCATTCTCGATCTCGGATGCGGCCCGGGCAAAGAAATTCCGCTGCTCGCGGAGCGGGTTCCGCTGGGCGAGGTGGTGGGGGCGGATATTTCCGAGCAGATGCTTCGGGGTGCGTTTGACTACTCAAAGGGGCAGGGTGCCGGCAATACTGCTTTCTTCCAGGTCGATGCGGCTCGCCTGCCGCGCGTCTTTGCCGAGAAATTCGATCTTATTTTCTGCTCGAGTGCGTTCCATCACTACGAGAATCCTGAAAATTCTTTGAAGGAGATGCGGCGCGCCCTCCGCGCAAACGGCAAGGCGGTCATCATCGATCCGAGCATCACGGCCTGGTATGGAATTTCGGAGCCGATTGCAAAATGGGGCGACCCGGGCTTCGTCAGCTTCTACACCGTCGAAGAATTTCACCGCATGTTCGCGAACGCGGGTTTTTCGGAATATTACTGGAACGAGGTATTGCCCGGCATCGGAGTGAGTATCGGGACCAAATAG
- a CDS encoding SDR family oxidoreductase, whose amino-acid sequence MAGNPFQRRGRLFEGRRVIVTGASSGIGRDTATMFAQEGASVALFARREQMLTRLAREIESRGGRALPIACDVSDVDQVKPAIDEVEEQFGGVDVLINNAGVLIPSLFRSARLEDLRRMMDINFFGAIHTTQAVLPIMEKQRRGNIVNISSIAGRRGGITLAGYSASKSALIAFTEALRAELFASGITASLVVPASVDTQMLDNPEWESRRWAVANFKMPPRLVTLGVIAAVTLGMAEVEVPLGVVTAQKIAGLFPDLTAAWIGLGSRAIEAINEWMGSRVR is encoded by the coding sequence ATGGCAGGCAATCCATTCCAACGCCGCGGACGATTATTCGAAGGCCGCCGCGTGATCGTGACTGGCGCCTCGAGCGGTATCGGACGCGACACCGCGACGATGTTCGCGCAGGAAGGCGCCAGCGTCGCACTCTTTGCGCGGCGCGAGCAGATGCTGACGCGGCTCGCTCGCGAGATCGAGAGCAGGGGCGGGCGCGCGCTGCCGATCGCCTGCGACGTGAGCGATGTCGATCAGGTCAAACCAGCGATCGACGAAGTGGAGGAGCAGTTCGGCGGCGTCGACGTGCTCATCAACAACGCCGGCGTGCTGATTCCGTCGCTGTTTCGCTCGGCGCGGCTCGAAGATTTGCGGCGCATGATGGACATCAACTTCTTCGGCGCCATTCATACGACACAGGCCGTGTTGCCGATCATGGAGAAACAGCGCCGCGGCAATATCGTTAACATCTCGTCAATCGCGGGACGCCGCGGCGGCATCACGCTGGCCGGCTATTCCGCGTCGAAATCCGCGCTAATCGCATTCACTGAAGCCCTGCGTGCGGAGCTCTTCGCCAGCGGCATCACGGCATCCCTGGTCGTACCCGCCTCGGTTGACACGCAGATGCTCGACAATCCCGAGTGGGAATCGCGGCGCTGGGCGGTGGCAAACTTCAAGATGCCGCCGCGCCTGGTGACGCTCGGCGTCATCGCCGCGGTGACGCTGGGGATGGCCGAGGTCGAAGTGCCGTTGGGAGTTGTGACGGCGCAGAAAATCGCCGGGCTTTTTCCCGACCTGACCGCGGCGTGGATTGGACTTGGTTCGCGCGCGATCGAAGCGATCAATGAGTGGATGGGATCGCGAGTTCGTTGA